A single window of Bradyrhizobium daqingense DNA harbors:
- a CDS encoding MDR family MFS transporter gives MSGPDASLMVPGLRRNMVTICAMTATIMQALDTTIANVALPYMQGTLSASQDQINWVLTSYIVAAAIMTAPVGWIANRFGRKRIFIICSAGFTFASVLCGLAQDINQMVLFRLLQGVFGAALVPLSQSVMLDYYSLQERAKAMSIWGMGVMMGPIMGPSLGAWLTETYSWHWVFFVNLPFGAITVLGLIVFMDETKKDMSLRFDWFGFAALAVAIGALQLALDRGEQLGWLESNEIIAEFIVSAAAFYFFLAHSFTTSTPFIRFGLFRDRNFVTGCLFMVVMGLVLFSTMALASPYMQNVIGYPIITAGLLLATRGIGTFFAMMLVGRMMRYFEARTLIVAGLTLTAGSLFQMTGWTDLTQVPEIVTVSVIQGFGFGLVFVPLSTVAFLTLSNELRTDGTAMLTLMRNVASSVGISVVIAELTQGTRRSYAILSEHINPFNHALQMPGVSGMINLSTETGRAMADRMVSVQAQIIAFAHDYQLVMVFILCTIPLALLIGSTKATLRKQAAGPEHAVME, from the coding sequence GTGTCCGGCCCCGATGCCAGCCTGATGGTCCCCGGCCTGCGCCGGAACATGGTGACGATCTGCGCCATGACCGCGACCATCATGCAGGCGCTGGACACCACCATCGCCAATGTTGCCCTGCCCTACATGCAGGGCACGCTGTCGGCCTCGCAGGACCAGATCAACTGGGTGCTGACCTCCTACATCGTCGCCGCCGCGATCATGACCGCGCCGGTGGGCTGGATCGCCAACCGCTTCGGACGCAAGCGCATCTTCATCATCTGCTCGGCCGGGTTCACCTTCGCCTCCGTGCTGTGCGGGCTCGCGCAGGACATCAACCAGATGGTGCTGTTCCGCCTGCTCCAGGGCGTGTTCGGCGCGGCCCTGGTGCCGCTGTCGCAGTCGGTCATGCTCGACTATTACTCCCTCCAGGAGCGCGCCAAGGCGATGTCGATCTGGGGCATGGGCGTGATGATGGGCCCGATCATGGGGCCCTCGCTTGGCGCCTGGCTGACCGAGACCTATTCCTGGCACTGGGTGTTCTTCGTCAACCTGCCGTTCGGCGCGATCACCGTGCTCGGACTGATCGTCTTCATGGACGAGACGAAGAAGGATATGAGCCTCAGATTCGACTGGTTCGGCTTCGCAGCACTGGCGGTCGCGATCGGCGCGCTGCAGCTCGCGCTCGACCGCGGCGAGCAATTGGGCTGGCTCGAATCGAACGAGATCATTGCGGAATTCATCGTCTCTGCTGCGGCCTTTTACTTCTTTCTCGCGCACTCCTTCACGACCTCGACGCCGTTCATCCGCTTCGGCCTGTTTCGGGACCGCAACTTCGTCACCGGCTGCCTGTTCATGGTCGTGATGGGGCTTGTGCTGTTCTCGACCATGGCGCTGGCCTCACCCTACATGCAGAACGTGATCGGCTATCCCATCATCACCGCCGGCCTTTTGCTGGCGACCCGCGGCATCGGCACTTTCTTCGCCATGATGCTGGTCGGCCGCATGATGCGCTATTTCGAGGCGCGCACGCTGATCGTCGCCGGCCTGACATTGACCGCGGGATCGCTGTTCCAGATGACCGGCTGGACCGACCTGACGCAGGTGCCGGAGATCGTCACCGTCAGCGTGATCCAGGGCTTCGGCTTCGGCCTCGTCTTCGTCCCGCTCTCGACCGTGGCGTTCCTGACGTTGTCGAACGAGCTGCGCACCGACGGCACCGCGATGCTGACCTTGATGCGCAACGTCGCAAGCTCGGTCGGCATTTCCGTCGTCATCGCCGAGCTGACGCAGGGAACGCGCCGGTCCTATGCGATCCTCTCCGAGCACATCAATCCCTTCAACCACGCGCTGCAGATGCCCGGCGTCAGCGGCATGATCAATCTGTCCACTGAAACCGGGCGAGCCATGGCCGACAGGATGGTCAGCGTGCAGGCGCAGATCATCGCCTTCGCGCATGACTATCAGCTGGTGATGGTCTTCATCCTCTGCACCATCCCGCTCGCCTTGCTGATCGGCTCCACCAAGGCCACGCTGCGCAAGCAGGCGGCCGGGCCGGAGCACGCGGTGATGGAGTAG
- a CDS encoding DMT family transporter produces the protein MSSPQAIPSAGRPLSAGAIALMLMLCLTWGFNQIAVKLVLPDIPPMLQATIRSMGALPVLFIIGTLRGVKFFERDGTWKAGLIAGLMFGIEFVLIFQGLRFTSASRAVVFLYTAPFFVALGSYQVLGERLGGTQWLGLAVSFAGVALAIGVPQPDVDAKVLLGDLMIVGGAGLWAATTLVAKGTRLRFAAPEKALGYQVATSVPILGLAAWLFGESITHTPAPLSIALMAFQAIWVVGTTFTLWFALVKAYSASKLSAFTFITPLFGVVGSYFIMHDTLSLTFGAAAVLVIAGLFLVNRPSQTAAAPRDALLNVTKT, from the coding sequence ATGTCCTCACCACAAGCCATTCCGTCCGCCGGCCGCCCTCTCAGTGCCGGCGCCATTGCCCTGATGCTGATGCTGTGCCTGACCTGGGGTTTCAACCAGATCGCGGTGAAGCTGGTGCTGCCGGACATTCCGCCGATGCTCCAGGCCACCATCCGCTCGATGGGCGCGCTGCCGGTGCTGTTCATCATCGGCACCCTGCGCGGCGTCAAATTCTTCGAACGTGACGGCACGTGGAAGGCAGGGCTCATCGCCGGGCTGATGTTCGGCATCGAATTCGTCCTGATCTTCCAGGGTCTGCGCTTCACCTCGGCCTCTCGTGCAGTGGTGTTCCTCTACACCGCGCCGTTCTTCGTCGCGCTCGGCTCCTACCAGGTGCTCGGCGAGCGGCTTGGCGGCACGCAATGGCTGGGGCTCGCGGTGAGCTTTGCCGGCGTCGCGCTCGCCATCGGCGTGCCGCAACCGGATGTCGATGCCAAGGTGCTGCTCGGCGACCTCATGATCGTCGGCGGCGCCGGGCTATGGGCGGCGACTACTTTGGTTGCCAAGGGCACGCGGCTGCGCTTCGCCGCGCCGGAGAAGGCGCTGGGCTATCAGGTCGCGACCTCAGTCCCGATTTTGGGACTGGCAGCCTGGCTGTTCGGCGAATCCATCACACACACGCCCGCACCCCTCTCCATCGCCCTCATGGCCTTCCAGGCGATCTGGGTGGTGGGAACCACGTTCACGCTTTGGTTCGCGCTAGTGAAGGCGTATTCGGCCAGCAAATTGTCGGCTTTTACCTTCATCACCCCTTTGTTTGGCGTGGTCGGTAGCTATTTCATCATGCACGACACCCTGAGCCTGACATTCGGGGCCGCCGCGGTCCTTGTCATTGCTGGGCTTTTTCTGGTTAACCGTCCCAGCCAAACGGCTGCGGCGCCGCGTGATGCATTGCTGAACGTCACCAAAACCTGA
- a CDS encoding N-acetylmuramoyl-L-alanine amidase — protein sequence MGQSRSIIAIWIMPLVASILLSPFAFVDATEAAATRKIARSRPKPSPAAKCEMPKFKIVVDVGHTPDSYGALSARNDPEFGFNFRLAKLITAKLKSEGFAATRLLVTDGKAKASLFKRVSAANDGRADLFLSVHHDSAPDKLLERWEFDGTNSYFSDRFSGHSLFVSQRNPHFATSLRLARMIGRQLKEQGLNYANQYTLPVMGRYRRQLIDRNVGVYRYDGLVVLSRTRSAAVLIEAGSIINRDEEMEMNSPERQEAVAAAVAAAMREFCERR from the coding sequence TTGGGGCAATCGCGCAGCATCATCGCAATTTGGATCATGCCGCTTGTTGCATCGATCCTGCTGTCGCCGTTCGCCTTTGTCGATGCGACCGAGGCTGCTGCTACGCGAAAGATCGCGCGATCCAGGCCGAAGCCATCGCCGGCGGCCAAATGCGAGATGCCGAAGTTCAAGATCGTGGTGGATGTCGGGCACACTCCGGACTCCTATGGCGCGTTGAGCGCGCGCAATGATCCGGAGTTCGGCTTCAACTTCCGCCTCGCGAAGCTGATCACGGCAAAGCTCAAATCCGAAGGCTTTGCCGCAACCCGCCTGCTGGTCACGGACGGCAAGGCGAAAGCGAGTCTGTTCAAGCGTGTCAGTGCCGCGAATGACGGCCGGGCCGATCTGTTCCTGTCGGTCCATCACGATTCGGCGCCGGACAAGTTGCTCGAGAGGTGGGAATTCGATGGGACAAACAGCTATTTCAGTGACCGTTTCTCGGGGCACTCGCTGTTCGTGTCGCAACGAAATCCGCACTTCGCCACCAGTCTGAGGCTGGCGCGGATGATCGGCAGACAGTTGAAGGAGCAGGGCCTGAATTATGCGAACCAGTACACGCTGCCGGTGATGGGCCGCTACCGTCGCCAGCTGATCGACAGGAATGTCGGCGTCTATCGCTATGACGGGCTCGTCGTGCTCTCGCGGACGCGGAGTGCCGCCGTGCTGATCGAGGCCGGCTCGATCATCAACCGCGACGAGGAGATGGAAATGAACTCGCCGGAGCGGCAGGAAGCGGTAGCGGCAGCGGTTGCGGCGGCGATGAGGGAGTTTTGCGAGAGGCGATAG
- a CDS encoding MarR family winged helix-turn-helix transcriptional regulator, whose protein sequence is MTRGSVDQNFLFTLAELYRLLRVYADKEASRFGITRAQWAVLAKVERSEGMKQSELAELLEMQPITLTRLIDKLCDNDWIERRNDASDRRVKRLYLKKAGRQLLGRMSGLRSEITANALDGISPADAHRLLTQLETIKENVRNATQTSGAEQARKEQRYG, encoded by the coding sequence ATGACCCGCGGGTCTGTCGACCAGAACTTCCTGTTCACGCTTGCCGAGCTCTATCGGCTGCTGCGCGTCTATGCCGACAAGGAGGCGTCGCGCTTCGGCATTACCCGGGCGCAATGGGCGGTACTGGCCAAGGTCGAGCGCAGCGAGGGCATGAAGCAGTCGGAGCTCGCCGAGCTCCTGGAGATGCAGCCGATCACGCTGACGCGCCTGATCGACAAGCTCTGCGACAACGACTGGATCGAGCGCCGCAACGACGCCTCGGATCGCCGGGTCAAGCGGCTCTACCTGAAGAAGGCCGGCCGGCAACTGCTGGGACGGATGAGCGGGCTCAGGTCCGAGATCACCGCCAACGCGCTCGACGGCATCAGCCCGGCCGATGCCCACCGTCTCCTCACCCAGTTGGAAACGATCAAGGAGAACGTGCGGAACGCCACCCAAACCAGCGGCGCGGAACAAGCACGTAAGGAGCAGCGCTATGGCTGA
- a CDS encoding TauD/TfdA dioxygenase family protein → MSSLTGKQGPRYRHTAEDGAPYETIAVEKLTPIIGAEISGIDIGQLVEGDSRSNRQMDEIHRALAENLVIFIRDQHITPQQHLAFGRKFGELHFHPAAPHEDEDPALMKIYADKNSPRANGEGWHSDVSCDLEPPMGSILYIKQCPPRGGDTLFANMYAAYEALSDRMKAYLDGLTALHDGEPIYRGLYANYGVADRPSYPHAEHPVVRTHPVTGRKALYVNRGFTRHINGIPRDESDAMLAYLYQHAENPLFQCRFRWTENAIAFWDNRCTQHRAMWDYWPHTRSGTRVTVKGERPV, encoded by the coding sequence ATGAGCTCACTCACCGGCAAGCAGGGTCCGCGCTATCGCCACACGGCCGAAGACGGCGCGCCCTACGAGACCATCGCAGTCGAAAAGCTCACGCCCATCATTGGTGCGGAGATCTCCGGCATCGACATCGGCCAGCTGGTCGAGGGTGACAGCCGCTCCAACCGGCAGATGGACGAGATCCATCGTGCGCTCGCCGAGAACCTCGTCATCTTCATCCGCGACCAGCACATCACGCCGCAGCAGCATCTCGCCTTCGGCCGCAAGTTCGGCGAGCTACATTTCCATCCCGCCGCGCCGCATGAGGATGAGGACCCCGCGCTGATGAAGATCTATGCCGACAAGAACTCGCCGCGAGCGAACGGCGAGGGCTGGCATTCGGACGTGTCCTGCGATCTCGAGCCGCCGATGGGCTCGATCCTCTACATCAAGCAGTGCCCGCCGCGCGGCGGCGACACGCTGTTCGCCAACATGTACGCGGCCTATGAGGCGCTATCGGACCGCATGAAGGCCTATCTCGACGGATTGACGGCGCTGCATGACGGCGAGCCGATCTATCGCGGGCTCTACGCGAATTACGGCGTCGCCGACCGGCCGAGCTATCCGCATGCCGAGCATCCCGTGGTGCGCACGCATCCCGTCACCGGCAGGAAGGCGCTCTACGTCAACCGCGGCTTCACCCGGCACATCAACGGCATCCCCCGCGACGAGAGCGACGCGATGCTCGCCTATCTCTATCAGCACGCCGAGAACCCGCTGTTCCAGTGCCGCTTCCGCTGGACCGAGAACGCCATCGCCTTCTGGGACAACCGTTGCACCCAGCACCGTGCGATGTGGGATTACTGGCCGCACACGCGTTCAGGCACGCGGGTGACGGTGAAGGGCGAGCGGCCGGTTTAG
- a CDS encoding HlyD family secretion protein, which yields MADQVLKFQPEQKTESGKPTKKAGTDPRRRLVAGLRRYRRFLLLVVLPVVVVIGGLALYLHGGRYVGTDNAYVGAQKVLVTPDISGKIQKVIVKEGQTVKRGDELFEIDPVPFRHAFEEAKAQLAQARTTYDNLVSNIKIYGDMLNLAQQGIDLKQRDVERKQALVKNNYGSQLDLDNASNALVTAGAQAQYIKQQLSNAKTQLLGNPDLPLEQFPPYAQAKAKLDDAQRNLEHTVLRAPMDGVATQVEQIQLGRYVVAGTPVFSIIDIAHPWVDANPKESDLTYVTEGQPVTLEVDAFPNHVFKGKIGSLSPGTGAQFAILPPQNAMGNFVKVVQRVPVRIYFDETDEYVRKLKAGMSVYATIDTGHQRSLAGLFGLSAAANQDKD from the coding sequence ATGGCTGATCAGGTTCTCAAGTTCCAGCCCGAGCAGAAGACCGAGAGCGGCAAGCCGACGAAGAAAGCCGGCACGGATCCGCGCCGCCGCCTGGTGGCGGGCCTGCGGCGCTATCGCCGCTTCCTGCTTCTCGTCGTCCTGCCTGTTGTCGTCGTGATCGGCGGCCTCGCTTTGTATCTGCATGGCGGCCGCTATGTCGGCACCGACAATGCCTATGTCGGCGCACAGAAGGTACTGGTGACGCCCGACATCTCCGGCAAAATCCAGAAGGTGATCGTGAAAGAAGGCCAGACGGTCAAGCGGGGCGACGAGCTGTTCGAAATCGACCCCGTTCCGTTCCGTCATGCCTTCGAAGAAGCCAAGGCGCAACTCGCGCAGGCCCGGACGACCTACGACAATCTCGTTTCCAACATCAAGATCTACGGCGATATGCTCAATCTCGCCCAGCAGGGCATCGATTTGAAGCAGCGCGATGTCGAGCGCAAGCAGGCCCTGGTGAAGAACAATTACGGCTCCCAGCTCGATCTCGACAACGCGTCGAATGCACTGGTCACCGCCGGCGCGCAGGCGCAATACATCAAGCAGCAGCTCTCCAACGCCAAGACGCAGTTGCTCGGCAACCCCGACCTGCCGCTCGAGCAATTCCCGCCCTATGCGCAGGCGAAAGCCAAGCTGGACGACGCCCAGCGCAATCTCGAACACACTGTATTGCGCGCGCCGATGGATGGCGTGGCGACGCAGGTCGAGCAGATCCAGCTCGGCCGCTATGTCGTCGCAGGTACGCCAGTGTTCTCCATCATCGACATCGCCCATCCCTGGGTCGACGCCAACCCGAAAGAGAGCGACCTCACCTACGTGACCGAAGGACAGCCGGTGACGCTTGAGGTCGATGCGTTCCCGAACCACGTCTTCAAAGGCAAGATCGGCTCGCTCTCGCCTGGTACCGGAGCCCAGTTCGCCATCCTGCCGCCGCAGAACGCCATGGGCAATTTCGTGAAAGTGGTGCAGCGCGTGCCTGTCCGCATCTATTTCGACGAGACCGACGAATATGTGCGGAAGCTGAAAGCCGGCATGAGCGTCTATGCTACCATCGACACCGGCCACCAGCGCTCGCTCGCCGGTCTCTTCGGCCTGTCGGCGGCAGCGAACCAGGACAAGGACTGA
- the ispG gene encoding flavodoxin-dependent (E)-4-hydroxy-3-methylbut-2-enyl-diphosphate synthase has translation MNKLENPLDSEIAGPAPRHRTTQVKVGNVAVGGGAPIVVQSMTNTDTADIDGTIAQVAALARAGSEMVRITVDREEAAAAVPHIRDGLAKRGITTPLIGDFHYIGHKLLAAYPACAEALAKYRINPGNVGFKDKRDSQFADIIEIANKNNKPVRIGANWGSLDQELLTKLMDENAASPNPRDVRAVTREAMVQSALLSAARAEELGMPKDRIILSAKVSAVQDLIAVYQDLASRSDYAIHLGLTEAGMGSKGIVASSAALGILLQQGIGDTIRISLTPEPGGDRTREVQVGQELLQTMGFRTFVPLVAACPGCGRTTSTTFQELARSIQDFIRDEMPNWKTKYPGVEELNVAVMGCIVNGPGESKHANIGISLPGTGEAPAAPVFVDGKKFRTLRGPTISADFKALVIDYIDQRYGQGAKVPVTAAE, from the coding sequence ATGAACAAGCTCGAAAACCCCCTCGATTCCGAGATCGCAGGCCCCGCGCCCCGGCACCGGACCACCCAGGTCAAGGTCGGCAACGTCGCCGTCGGTGGCGGAGCACCGATCGTCGTGCAGTCGATGACCAACACCGACACCGCCGACATCGACGGCACCATCGCCCAGGTCGCAGCGCTCGCGCGCGCCGGCTCCGAAATGGTCCGCATCACCGTGGACCGCGAGGAGGCCGCAGCCGCCGTTCCGCACATCCGCGACGGCCTCGCCAAGCGCGGCATCACCACGCCCCTGATCGGCGACTTCCATTATATCGGCCACAAGCTGCTCGCGGCCTATCCGGCCTGCGCCGAGGCGCTCGCCAAATATCGCATCAATCCCGGCAATGTCGGCTTCAAGGACAAGCGCGACAGCCAGTTCGCCGACATCATCGAGATCGCCAACAAGAACAACAAGCCGGTCCGCATCGGCGCGAACTGGGGCTCGCTCGACCAGGAGCTGCTCACCAAGCTGATGGACGAGAACGCCGCCTCGCCGAACCCGCGCGACGTGCGCGCGGTGACGCGCGAGGCCATGGTGCAGTCGGCGCTGCTGTCGGCCGCGCGTGCCGAAGAGCTCGGCATGCCCAAGGACCGCATCATCCTCTCAGCCAAGGTGTCCGCGGTGCAGGATCTGATCGCGGTCTATCAGGATCTGGCGTCCCGTTCCGACTATGCCATCCATCTCGGCCTCACCGAGGCCGGCATGGGCTCGAAAGGCATCGTGGCGTCCTCCGCCGCGCTCGGCATCCTGCTGCAGCAGGGCATCGGCGATACCATCCGTATCTCGCTGACGCCGGAGCCGGGCGGCGACCGCACCCGTGAGGTGCAGGTCGGCCAGGAACTCTTGCAGACCATGGGCTTCCGCACCTTCGTGCCGCTGGTTGCGGCCTGCCCCGGCTGCGGCCGCACCACCTCGACCACGTTCCAGGAACTGGCCCGCTCGATCCAGGACTTCATTCGCGACGAGATGCCGAACTGGAAAACGAAATATCCCGGCGTGGAGGAGCTCAACGTCGCGGTGATGGGCTGCATCGTCAACGGCCCGGGCGAATCCAAGCACGCCAATATCGGCATCTCGCTGCCCGGCACCGGCGAAGCGCCGGCCGCCCCGGTGTTCGTCGACGGCAAGAAGTTCCGCACGTTGCGCGGGCCCACCATCTCCGCCGACTTCAAGGCACTGGTGATCGACTATATCGACCAGCGCTACGGCCAAGGCGCCAAGGTGCCGGTGACGGCGGCGGAGTAG
- a CDS encoding phosphotransferase: protein MARHGGIVVMASPQLPAVVEPARLTAALRKGGVLDAGAVREVKVLHQHPAMVSHVIRLGLRYVGESAGAPHSVILKMPHSVYAKTLANSGRQEVAFYTHLAPNMPPQIVPRCYDGHFDEENQAWHLLLEDLTDSHEIAADWPLPPSRDQAMAIVSALARWHASWWDHSGLGETVGTWASPDDSAKLMDTFASHYDRFADLLGDRLSEERRILYRRFIEKAELLLQRYHSHRHVTIAHGDAHIWNFLLPRSGVTDTVRIFDFDQWRINVPTNDLAYMMATQWYPERRQALERPLLNHYHQTLMQHGVAGYTRGTLDQDYRRSVLWHITKPVWQWSINIPPLIWWNNLERVFAAVDDLGCEELL from the coding sequence ATGGCGCGGCACGGGGGCATCGTGGTTATGGCATCTCCACAATTGCCGGCGGTCGTTGAGCCCGCCCGACTGACAGCTGCGTTGCGCAAAGGCGGCGTGCTGGACGCTGGCGCGGTGCGCGAGGTGAAGGTGCTGCATCAGCACCCGGCCATGGTGTCGCACGTCATCCGACTTGGGCTGCGTTATGTCGGGGAATCCGCCGGGGCCCCGCACTCCGTCATCCTCAAGATGCCGCATTCAGTCTATGCCAAGACGCTGGCCAATTCCGGTCGGCAGGAAGTGGCCTTCTATACTCACCTTGCGCCGAACATGCCGCCGCAGATCGTGCCGCGCTGCTACGATGGCCATTTTGACGAGGAGAACCAGGCCTGGCATCTCCTGCTCGAGGATCTCACCGACAGCCATGAGATCGCAGCCGACTGGCCATTACCGCCCTCGCGCGATCAGGCGATGGCGATCGTCTCGGCGCTCGCCCGGTGGCATGCATCCTGGTGGGACCACTCCGGTCTCGGCGAAACCGTCGGTACCTGGGCGAGTCCCGACGATAGCGCGAAGCTCATGGATACTTTCGCGAGTCATTATGATCGCTTCGCCGATCTGCTCGGTGACCGCCTCAGCGAGGAGCGGCGTATCCTATACCGGCGCTTTATCGAGAAGGCGGAGCTGCTGCTGCAACGCTACCATTCGCATCGCCACGTGACCATCGCGCACGGCGATGCCCATATTTGGAATTTCCTGCTGCCGCGCTCGGGCGTCACGGATACCGTTCGCATCTTCGACTTCGACCAATGGCGCATCAACGTGCCGACGAATGACCTCGCCTACATGATGGCCACACAGTGGTATCCGGAGCGCAGGCAGGCGCTCGAGCGGCCTTTGCTCAACCATTATCACCAGACGCTGATGCAGCACGGTGTTGCCGGCTACACCCGAGGCACACTCGACCAGGACTATCGCCGATCGGTGCTCTGGCACATCACCAAACCGGTCTGGCAGTGGAGCATCAACATCCCGCCGCTGATCTGGTGGAATAATCTGGAGCGGGTGTTTGCGGCGGTGGATGATCTCGGCTGCGAGGAGCTGTTGTAA
- a CDS encoding Na+/H+ antiporter, with protein sequence MEAKFQTFLILLAVLASVALTARRFNVAPAILLMLAGVGLAFVPGMPSVELPPELVLLVVLPPLIYSASVAMSWREFRKNLRPIVLLAVGAVIFTAAMVAAATHYLIGLPWTFAFLLGAIVAPPDVVAPLAIARRLHMPRRILVVLEGEGLANDATALILYRFALAAIMVGHFSLPLAAGEFLLIIAGEIAFGIGVGWLSLRLRKWSGDPQVELTLSLLTPYVSFWLPEHVGGSGVIATVACGLYVSWNGPLLISSATRLQGIFFWDLIIYLIEGLLFLLTGFQMRALYEKSKSFPLDDILIATAVVLVIVVVARFAWLYPATYLPRVLSKSLRERDPSPPWQWPFVLAFTGVRGAVSLAAALALPFTLPSGEAFPYRDLILFVAFGVIFVTLVGVGLTLPPVVRWLGVAEAGRNEHAAEHEAEIAARRQALDAALRSLDALSAEKEVSDEVMRLLRARHEIRLNQLPDALDPTHHDVSAAGTTLTRALIVAERKFIHDLLRDGQITDETRRRIERDLDLEEASLANREYRGAPL encoded by the coding sequence ATGGAAGCCAAATTTCAGACCTTTCTCATCCTGCTGGCCGTGCTGGCGAGCGTGGCGCTGACCGCGCGCCGCTTCAATGTCGCTCCTGCCATCCTGCTGATGCTGGCCGGCGTCGGCCTCGCCTTCGTGCCGGGCATGCCGTCGGTGGAACTGCCGCCGGAGCTGGTGCTGCTGGTCGTGCTGCCACCGCTGATCTACTCGGCAAGCGTCGCGATGAGCTGGCGCGAGTTCAGGAAGAATCTGCGTCCGATCGTGCTGCTCGCAGTCGGCGCCGTGATCTTCACGGCGGCGATGGTGGCAGCCGCCACGCATTATCTGATCGGCCTGCCCTGGACCTTTGCCTTCCTGCTCGGGGCCATCGTCGCGCCGCCGGACGTGGTGGCGCCGCTCGCGATCGCGCGCCGGCTGCACATGCCGCGCCGTATCCTGGTCGTGCTCGAGGGCGAAGGGCTCGCCAACGACGCCACCGCGCTGATCCTCTACCGCTTTGCGCTCGCTGCGATCATGGTCGGGCATTTCTCGCTGCCGCTGGCGGCCGGCGAATTCCTGCTCATCATCGCCGGCGAGATCGCCTTCGGCATCGGCGTCGGCTGGCTGTCCCTGCGCTTGCGCAAATGGTCTGGGGATCCGCAGGTCGAGCTCACGCTGTCGCTGCTCACGCCTTACGTCTCCTTTTGGCTGCCGGAGCATGTCGGCGGCTCCGGCGTGATCGCGACCGTCGCCTGTGGCCTCTATGTGAGCTGGAACGGCCCGCTGCTGATCTCCTCGGCAACGCGCCTGCAAGGAATCTTTTTTTGGGATCTCATCATCTATTTGATCGAAGGCCTGCTGTTCCTGCTCACCGGCTTCCAGATGCGCGCGCTCTACGAGAAGTCGAAGTCGTTCCCCCTCGACGACATCCTCATCGCGACCGCCGTGGTCCTCGTGATCGTCGTCGTTGCGCGCTTCGCCTGGCTCTATCCCGCGACCTATCTGCCGCGGGTGCTCAGCAAATCGCTGCGCGAGCGCGATCCGTCGCCGCCATGGCAATGGCCGTTCGTGCTCGCCTTCACCGGGGTACGCGGCGCGGTCTCGCTGGCCGCAGCGCTGGCGCTGCCGTTCACGCTGCCAAGTGGTGAGGCGTTTCCGTACCGCGACCTGATCCTGTTCGTCGCCTTCGGCGTCATCTTCGTCACGCTGGTCGGCGTCGGGCTGACACTGCCGCCGGTGGTGCGCTGGCTCGGCGTCGCCGAGGCGGGCCGCAACGAGCATGCGGCCGAGCACGAGGCCGAGATCGCGGCGCGCCGACAGGCCCTCGATGCCGCGCTGAGATCGCTGGACGCGCTGAGCGCGGAAAAGGAAGTCTCGGACGAGGTAATGCGGCTGCTTCGTGCCCGCCACGAGATCCGACTCAACCAGCTGCCCGACGCGCTTGATCCCACCCATCACGACGTCTCGGCCGCCGGCACCACGCTGACCCGCGCGCTGATCGTCGCCGAGCGCAAGTTCATCCACGATCTGCTGCGCGACGGCCAGATCACCGACGAGACAAGACGAAGGATCGAGCGCGATCTGGATCTGGAGGAGGCGAGCCTGGCGAACCGGGAGTATCGCGGCGCGCCGCTATAG
- a CDS encoding Fur family transcriptional regulator, giving the protein MTLAKPAFPAPDHDHGRCTADALAHAEAVCRQRAQKFTPIRRQVLEALLSSHRPLGAYEVIDELAKSMARPAPITVYRALDFLMANGLVHRIESRNAYLACAAHDHDATSAVAFLICERCGLVGEIPSASFAKDLNAAARSSGFAPKLSVVEITGVCTHCQKAA; this is encoded by the coding sequence ATGACCCTGGCAAAGCCTGCTTTTCCCGCGCCTGACCACGATCACGGCCGCTGCACCGCGGATGCGCTGGCGCATGCCGAAGCGGTCTGTCGGCAGCGCGCGCAGAAGTTCACGCCGATCCGTCGTCAGGTGCTGGAGGCGCTGCTCTCCAGCCACCGTCCGCTCGGTGCCTACGAGGTGATCGACGAGCTCGCCAAGTCGATGGCGCGGCCGGCGCCGATCACGGTCTATCGTGCCCTCGATTTCCTGATGGCCAACGGCCTCGTGCACCGCATCGAAAGCCGCAACGCCTATCTCGCCTGCGCCGCCCACGACCACGACGCGACCTCGGCGGTGGCGTTCCTGATCTGCGAGCGTTGTGGCCTCGTCGGCGAGATTCCCTCGGCATCCTTCGCCAAGGACCTCAATGCCGCCGCACGCAGCTCAGGCTTCGCCCCCAAATTGTCTGTGGTGGAGATCACGGGCGTCTGCACCCATTGTCAGAAAGCTGCCTGA